A section of the Anabaena cylindrica PCC 7122 genome encodes:
- a CDS encoding helicase HerA domain-containing protein: MNSGQPLGSVIQGSLTGGLEVRLHPDISVEDMRVGKFLVVQGVRSRFFCMLTDVALSAANARIIASPPSWDDTFLREVLAGSGTYGMINLAPMLMFTPESQETSFSTNGKSINPFIPSTNGLASFQPQTSTTMELLPVKTIPSHFSQVYEASEEDFRKVFGWEDDPHRKNFSIGKPLDMDVPICIDLNRFVERSNGVFGKSGTGKSFLTRLLLAGVIRKNAAVNLIFDMHSEYGWEAVAEGKEVNTVKGLKQLFPGKVEVYTLDPESTKRRGVRDAQELFLSYEQIEVEDIKLCGRDLGLSDAALDNANILFNELGKSWIPQLFNMTGEDIKIFCDDKPGHPGSITSLQRKLLRLDSLKYMRAVCPQNYISKILQSLEAGKNVVVEFGSQSNMLSYMLVTNMITRRIHEHYVKRADKFLQSKNPLDRPMPLMITIEEAHRFLDPGVVQSTIFGTIARELRKYFVTLLVVDQRPSGIDNEVMSQIGTRITALLNDEKDIDAIFTGVSGAGALRSVLAKLDSKQQALILGHAVPMPVVVRTRPYDSAFYAEIGDQIWEEKSDAEVFAAAELAKADLGF; encoded by the coding sequence ATGAATTCAGGACAACCACTAGGTTCAGTTATCCAAGGTTCGCTTACAGGTGGATTAGAAGTTAGATTACACCCAGATATTTCTGTCGAAGATATGCGGGTGGGGAAATTTTTAGTAGTACAAGGGGTGCGATCGCGCTTTTTCTGTATGCTGACTGATGTAGCATTAAGCGCTGCAAATGCCAGGATTATAGCTAGTCCCCCAAGTTGGGATGATACGTTTTTGCGAGAAGTTTTAGCCGGTAGTGGTACTTATGGCATGATCAACCTCGCACCCATGTTGATGTTTACCCCCGAATCTCAGGAAACTTCCTTCTCCACCAATGGTAAATCTATCAACCCCTTTATTCCCTCTACCAATGGGTTAGCATCATTTCAACCCCAAACCAGCACGACGATGGAATTGTTACCAGTTAAAACTATTCCTAGTCACTTTAGCCAAGTTTACGAAGCCAGTGAAGAAGATTTTCGGAAGGTGTTTGGTTGGGAAGATGATCCCCACAGAAAGAACTTTTCTATCGGTAAACCTTTAGATATGGATGTGCCGATTTGTATTGACTTAAATCGGTTTGTGGAACGGAGTAACGGCGTTTTTGGTAAATCTGGAACCGGTAAATCCTTCCTGACACGGTTACTTTTAGCAGGTGTCATTCGCAAAAATGCTGCTGTTAACTTAATCTTTGATATGCACTCAGAATATGGCTGGGAAGCAGTAGCTGAAGGCAAAGAAGTTAACACAGTCAAAGGTTTAAAACAATTATTTCCCGGTAAAGTTGAAGTTTATACCCTTGACCCCGAATCAACCAAGCGCAGGGGTGTACGAGACGCGCAAGAACTGTTTCTTAGCTATGAACAAATTGAAGTAGAAGATATTAAATTATGTGGCAGAGATTTAGGACTCTCAGATGCAGCTTTAGATAATGCCAATATCTTATTTAACGAGTTGGGTAAATCTTGGATTCCCCAATTATTCAATATGACTGGTGAAGATATTAAGATTTTTTGTGATGACAAGCCAGGCCACCCAGGCTCTATCACTTCATTACAGCGTAAATTATTACGCTTAGATAGTTTAAAATATATGCGGGCTGTTTGTCCCCAAAATTATATCAGTAAAATTTTACAATCTCTCGAAGCTGGGAAAAATGTTGTGGTAGAATTTGGTTCCCAGTCAAATATGCTTTCCTATATGTTGGTGACAAATATGATCACCAGACGCATTCATGAACATTATGTCAAAAGAGCAGATAAGTTTCTGCAAAGTAAAAATCCCTTAGATCGGCCAATGCCATTAATGATTACAATTGAGGAAGCGCACCGCTTTCTTGACCCAGGAGTAGTACAAAGTACAATTTTTGGAACTATAGCTAGAGAACTGCGGAAATATTTCGTAACACTTTTGGTAGTTGATCAACGCCCGTCGGGGATAGATAATGAAGTCATGTCCCAAATCGGTACTCGCATCACTGCTTTGCTTAATGACGAAAAAGATATTGATGCCATTTTTACAGGTGTATCTGGTGCTGGAGCTTTGCGATCAGTATTAGCAAAGTTAGATTCTAAGCAACAAGCCCTCATTTTGGGTCATGCCGTGCCTATGCCGGTGGTTGTGCGTACACGTCCTTATGATTCCGCTTTCTACGCCGAAATTGGCGACCAAATTTGGGAAGAGAAGTCAGACGCAGAGGTTTTTGCAGCCGCAGAACTAGCTAAAGCTGACTTAGGTTTTTAA